A DNA window from Rubripirellula tenax contains the following coding sequences:
- a CDS encoding helix-turn-helix domain-containing protein, with translation MQFFLFHWTDKIVEFFLNPTSQDESKPKLPRMNDDERIAYEQAVALEILGKEANIAAARLLIPELLERIRFSVELVAQLREARQRAGVSLDEMQERTGIQKSALSRLENSHNPNPTLSTLRRYAEAIGMRLDVSLSEAG, from the coding sequence ATGCAGTTCTTCCTTTTCCATTGGACCGATAAAATAGTTGAGTTCTTTTTGAATCCCACGTCGCAGGATGAATCCAAGCCAAAGTTGCCTCGCATGAACGACGACGAACGCATCGCTTATGAGCAAGCCGTTGCACTGGAGATTCTGGGCAAGGAAGCGAATATTGCGGCGGCTCGCTTGCTGATTCCGGAATTGTTGGAGCGAATTCGCTTTTCGGTGGAGTTGGTTGCGCAGTTGCGTGAGGCGCGGCAGAGAGCAGGTGTGTCGCTGGATGAAATGCAGGAGCGGACGGGGATCCAGAAGTCGGCTCTGTCGCGATTGGAAAATAGCCATAACCCCAACCCGACACTGTCGACGCTGCGCCGGTATGCGGAAGCGATTGGGATGCGACTGGATGTGTCACTGAGCGAGGCTGGGTAG
- a CDS encoding helix-turn-helix transcriptional regulator — protein sequence MISYSLHGAAAVMKELGTTERQLHLLRLLQNRRQGVTVDDLSRQFGVSLKTVRRDLVRLRDAGFPIQEATEAHGRHRWSMHGESTTGAGLAFDEAFALALSTQCIGSLAGTEIGDAARSAMAKLRSGLCERTLDYCDRLARSITLLQSRGVDYADKADILEQILLGHEERRNVFIAYHSRGSTEPLTYPISPYAIRQYQNAVYIIGHSEQHDEVRCFKLDRIVEAERIEFPFTIPATFDADAYLGPAFGIYSGEPERVEIKIAAAAARPIAESEWHASQEVVHHADGTLTLTMQVAITPELESWILSLGPEAKVIEPESLAEAIAAKATAIAAQYQREVKHER from the coding sequence GTGATTTCCTACTCGCTGCACGGGGCCGCGGCTGTGATGAAAGAATTGGGCACAACCGAGCGTCAGCTTCATCTGTTGAGGCTGCTGCAGAATCGTCGCCAAGGCGTCACGGTCGACGATCTGTCGCGCCAGTTCGGCGTCAGCCTGAAAACCGTTCGCCGCGACCTCGTGCGTCTGCGCGATGCCGGCTTTCCGATCCAAGAGGCTACCGAGGCGCACGGGCGGCATCGTTGGTCCATGCACGGCGAGAGCACGACCGGTGCCGGACTGGCATTCGACGAAGCCTTTGCACTGGCGCTATCGACCCAGTGCATCGGATCGCTCGCCGGAACCGAAATTGGCGATGCCGCTCGATCGGCGATGGCCAAGCTGCGCAGCGGATTGTGTGAGCGAACGTTGGACTACTGCGATCGCCTCGCTCGCTCAATCACCTTGCTCCAATCGCGCGGCGTCGACTACGCCGACAAGGCCGACATTCTCGAACAGATCTTGCTCGGTCATGAAGAGCGACGCAACGTCTTCATCGCCTATCACTCACGCGGATCCACTGAACCGCTCACGTATCCCATTTCTCCTTACGCGATTCGTCAATACCAAAACGCCGTCTACATCATCGGGCACAGCGAACAGCACGACGAAGTGCGCTGTTTCAAGCTCGATCGAATCGTCGAAGCCGAACGCATCGAGTTCCCGTTCACGATCCCAGCAACTTTCGACGCCGACGCCTATCTGGGCCCAGCCTTCGGCATCTACAGCGGCGAACCCGAGCGAGTCGAAATCAAGATCGCCGCCGCGGCCGCCCGCCCAATCGCCGAATCAGAGTGGCACGCCAGTCAAGAAGTGGTCCACCACGCCGACGGAACGCTCACGCTAACGATGCAGGTAGCGATCACGCCCGAGCTAGAGAGTTGGATCTTGTCGCTAGGACCCGAAGCGAAAGTAATCGAACCAGAATCACTAGCCGAAGCCATCGCAGCGAAAGCCACAGCAATCGCCGCCCAGTATCAACGCGAGGTCAAGCATGAACGATAG
- a CDS encoding sigma-54-dependent transcriptional regulator codes for MSTEASTTVFDPSSLKLLVVDNEAAHARAMTESLEKVGYVCEVATSGPEAAKLIQRETYDIVITDMVMNDIDGMKILTLAKERLPDCEVVMVTGHATVPIAVQAMQQGAFNFLEKPITPNRLRAIAEKAANAVLLRRENTELHQRLDERFGFEGIVYTSKKMQDVVDRVRRIASTDATVLITGENGTGKEIIAQAIHQNSPRRAKRIVAMNTGAIAENLVESELFGHVKGSFTGAVSDREGAFQYANGGTLFLDEVGDMPMATQIKLLRVLEENQITRVGDNKTIKVNVRLISATNRPLEEMIDAGTFRRDLYHRLKVVTIELPALRERREDVVPLMDSFRKMFLRRHDKSTAHFTPAVTKRFFAYDWPGNVRQLRNFVETMVVLDTDGKLDVDDLPPELLDSSEAVAEDETQFPIIAGDNDLIGKRLEVIERWAIEETLKLTGDNREEAAKVLGIGARTLYRRLDQYKKDEDGTEVADDDES; via the coding sequence ATGTCAACCGAAGCATCCACCACCGTATTTGATCCCAGCAGCTTGAAGCTGTTGGTCGTCGACAACGAAGCAGCGCACGCCCGCGCGATGACAGAGAGTCTTGAAAAGGTCGGCTACGTTTGCGAAGTGGCGACCAGCGGTCCCGAAGCGGCCAAGTTGATACAACGCGAAACGTATGACATCGTTATCACCGACATGGTGATGAATGATATCGACGGCATGAAGATCCTTACGCTCGCCAAAGAACGTTTGCCGGATTGCGAAGTCGTGATGGTGACCGGTCACGCGACCGTGCCAATCGCCGTCCAAGCGATGCAGCAAGGGGCCTTCAACTTTCTGGAAAAACCAATCACGCCGAATCGGCTTCGGGCGATCGCCGAAAAGGCCGCCAACGCCGTGCTGCTTCGCCGCGAGAACACCGAACTGCATCAACGGCTCGACGAACGCTTCGGTTTCGAAGGGATCGTCTACACCAGCAAGAAAATGCAAGACGTCGTCGATCGGGTTCGACGAATCGCTTCGACCGACGCCACCGTTTTGATCACGGGCGAGAACGGGACCGGCAAAGAAATCATCGCCCAGGCGATCCACCAAAACAGTCCCAGGCGCGCCAAACGCATCGTTGCAATGAACACCGGTGCGATTGCCGAAAACTTGGTCGAAAGCGAACTGTTCGGTCACGTCAAAGGTTCGTTCACAGGCGCCGTTTCCGATCGCGAAGGTGCGTTTCAATATGCTAACGGAGGCACGTTGTTCTTGGACGAGGTCGGCGACATGCCGATGGCGACGCAGATCAAATTGCTTCGCGTGCTGGAAGAAAACCAAATCACGCGAGTCGGCGACAACAAGACGATCAAGGTAAACGTGCGGCTGATTTCGGCAACCAATCGTCCACTCGAAGAAATGATCGACGCGGGTACGTTCCGCCGCGATCTCTATCACCGCTTGAAAGTCGTGACGATCGAATTGCCGGCCCTTCGTGAACGGCGCGAAGATGTTGTGCCGTTGATGGACAGCTTTCGCAAGATGTTTCTGCGGCGGCACGACAAGTCGACGGCCCATTTCACGCCCGCGGTGACCAAACGATTCTTTGCCTACGATTGGCCCGGAAACGTGCGGCAACTTCGCAACTTTGTCGAAACCATGGTCGTGCTGGACACCGACGGCAAGCTGGACGTTGACGATTTGCCGCCGGAACTCTTGGACAGCTCCGAGGCTGTGGCCGAAGACGAAACGCAATTCCCCATCATCGCCGGCGACAACGACTTGATCGGGAAGCGACTGGAGGTAATCGAACGTTGGGCGATCGAAGAGACGCTCAAGTTGACCGGCGACAACCGCGAAGAAGCCGCCAAGGTTCTGGGAATCGGAGCCCGAACGCTATACCGCCGTCTGGACCAATACAAGAAAGACGAAGACGGCACCGAAGTCGCGGATGACGACGAGTCCTAA